A region from the Streptosporangium sp. NBC_01756 genome encodes:
- the pcrA gene encoding DNA helicase PcrA — protein MLDGLNPQQREAVVHHGSPLLIVAGAGSGKTRVLTHRIAYLLAERGAQPQEILAITFTNKAAREMKDRVDALIGPRSAAMWVMTFHSACVRILRREAKRLGFPSSFSIYDQADSQRLMAMVCREMDLDPKRYPPRSFSTQVSNFKNELIDYETAADQASTHLERKLAEAYRAYQQKLTEAGAMDFDDLIMLTVTLMQIFPDVAEHYRRRWRHVMVDEYQDTNHAQYTLIRELVGAPELRTADGDLVREGAVAPAELCVVGDADQSIYAFRGATIRNILEFERDYPNARTILLEQNYRSTQTILTAANAVISRNESRKPKNLWSDQGAGPKIIGYVADNEHDEAMFVAQEVDKLADDEGVVPGQVAVFYRTNAASRVFEEIFIRTGLPYKVVGGVRFYERKEVRDLLAYLRMLANPGDVVSLRRILNVPKRGIGDRAEAMVEAFAARERISFWQGLRRADEAPGMATRSLNAIKDFVALMDGLAVKAEDMSPSELAREVLESTGYRAELATSGDPQDESRLENLDEMISVASEFEEANPEGTLVEFLEQVSLVADADQIPAGDGGQGVVTLMTLHTAKGLEFPVVFLTGLEDGVFPHTRSLGEPKELEEERRLAYVGITRAEKRLYISRAAVRSSWGSPAFNPASRFVAEIPSELLDWRSDPGKNAWSAAAGTSRRESRPAPAKKPGGRAIPNLTPGDRVTHDSFGLGTVVSVDGMAEKTKVKIDFGSGGEKTLLLAYAPLEKL, from the coding sequence TTGCTCGACGGGCTCAACCCCCAGCAGCGTGAGGCAGTCGTGCACCACGGCAGCCCCCTGCTCATCGTCGCGGGCGCCGGTTCGGGCAAGACACGGGTGCTGACCCATCGCATCGCCTATCTGCTGGCCGAGCGGGGCGCGCAGCCGCAGGAGATCCTGGCGATCACCTTCACCAATAAGGCCGCGCGGGAGATGAAGGACCGGGTCGACGCCCTCATCGGTCCCCGTTCGGCGGCGATGTGGGTGATGACCTTCCACAGCGCGTGCGTCCGGATCCTGCGCCGTGAGGCCAAGCGGCTGGGGTTCCCGTCGAGTTTCTCCATCTACGACCAGGCCGACTCCCAGCGGCTGATGGCGATGGTCTGCCGGGAGATGGACCTCGACCCCAAGCGCTACCCGCCGCGCTCCTTCTCCACCCAGGTCAGCAACTTCAAGAACGAGCTGATCGACTACGAGACGGCGGCCGACCAGGCCTCCACCCATCTGGAGCGCAAGCTCGCCGAGGCCTACCGCGCCTACCAGCAGAAGCTGACTGAGGCCGGCGCGATGGACTTCGACGACCTCATCATGCTGACGGTCACGCTGATGCAGATCTTCCCCGACGTGGCCGAGCACTACCGGCGCCGCTGGCGGCACGTCATGGTGGACGAATACCAGGACACCAACCACGCGCAGTACACCCTGATCCGTGAGCTCGTCGGCGCCCCCGAGCTGCGCACCGCCGACGGCGACCTGGTCAGGGAGGGTGCGGTCGCCCCCGCCGAGCTGTGTGTGGTCGGTGACGCCGACCAGTCGATCTACGCCTTCCGGGGCGCGACGATCCGCAACATCCTGGAGTTCGAGCGCGACTACCCCAATGCCAGGACGATCCTGCTGGAGCAGAACTACCGCTCCACCCAGACCATCCTGACCGCGGCCAACGCGGTGATCTCGCGCAACGAGAGCCGTAAGCCGAAGAACCTCTGGTCCGACCAGGGAGCCGGGCCGAAGATCATCGGATATGTCGCGGACAACGAGCACGACGAGGCCATGTTCGTCGCGCAGGAGGTCGACAAGCTCGCCGACGACGAGGGCGTCGTGCCCGGCCAGGTGGCGGTGTTCTACCGGACCAACGCCGCCTCCCGGGTGTTCGAGGAGATCTTCATCCGGACCGGCCTGCCGTACAAGGTGGTCGGAGGGGTGCGCTTCTACGAGCGCAAGGAGGTCAGGGACCTGCTGGCCTACCTGAGGATGCTGGCCAACCCGGGCGATGTGGTGTCGCTGCGCCGGATTCTCAACGTGCCCAAACGCGGCATCGGCGACCGGGCCGAGGCGATGGTGGAGGCGTTCGCGGCCCGCGAGCGGATCTCGTTCTGGCAGGGGCTCCGCCGGGCGGACGAGGCGCCGGGCATGGCGACCCGATCGCTCAACGCCATCAAGGACTTCGTCGCGCTGATGGACGGGCTGGCGGTCAAGGCCGAGGACATGTCGCCGTCGGAGTTGGCGCGGGAGGTGCTGGAGAGCACCGGTTACCGGGCGGAGCTCGCGACCTCGGGCGACCCGCAGGACGAGAGCCGGCTGGAGAACCTGGACGAGATGATCTCGGTGGCCTCGGAGTTCGAGGAGGCCAACCCCGAGGGCACCCTCGTGGAGTTCCTGGAGCAGGTCTCCCTGGTGGCCGACGCCGACCAGATCCCGGCCGGTGACGGCGGTCAGGGCGTGGTCACCCTGATGACCCTGCACACCGCCAAGGGCCTGGAGTTCCCCGTGGTGTTCCTCACCGGCCTGGAGGACGGTGTCTTCCCGCACACGCGTTCGCTGGGTGAGCCGAAGGAGCTGGAGGAGGAGCGCCGGCTGGCCTACGTCGGCATCACGCGGGCCGAGAAGCGCCTCTACATCTCCAGGGCGGCCGTCCGCAGTTCCTGGGGGTCGCCCGCGTTCAACCCGGCTTCCCGGTTCGTCGCCGAGATCCCGTCCGAGCTGCTCGACTGGCGCAGCGATCCGGGTAAGAACGCCTGGAGCGCCGCGGCCGGCACCTCCCGCCGCGAGTCCCGCCCGGCTCCCGCGAAGAAGCCCGGTGGGCGGGCGATCCCCAATCTGACCCCGGGCGACCGGGTGACTCACGACTCCTTCGGACTGGGCACCGTCGTGTCGGTGGACGGCATGGCCGAGAAGACCAAGGTCAAAAT